In Rhodobacter xanthinilyticus, a single window of DNA contains:
- a CDS encoding metallophosphoesterase, which yields MFRSLARAFGRPRRATAPQGTEERCWNPPAPQEPVAIIGDVHGRADLLEALLARLAEEDAAAVPVFVGDLIDRGEDSAAVLERVRGLARARVLLGNHEEMMLRFLDDPQGGAAWLRHGGMQTLASYGVAVSGARPEAGARAQIRDALRAALGEGTEAWLRGLPRAWQSGNLLVTHAGADPRRPLPLQEPQALTWGHEDFGRRPRTDGLWVAHGHVIVERARVEAGVISVDTGAFATGRLSAVVITPAGARVLEIEARRR from the coding sequence ATGTTTCGGTCTCTTGCCCGCGCGTTCGGGCGCCCGCGCCGCGCGACGGCGCCGCAAGGCACCGAGGAAAGGTGCTGGAACCCTCCCGCGCCGCAAGAGCCGGTGGCGATCATCGGCGATGTGCATGGCCGGGCGGATCTGCTCGAGGCGTTGCTGGCGCGGTTGGCCGAGGAGGACGCGGCGGCGGTGCCGGTCTTCGTGGGCGATCTGATCGACCGGGGCGAGGACAGCGCCGCAGTGCTGGAGCGGGTGCGCGGGCTCGCGCGGGCGCGGGTGCTGCTCGGCAATCATGAGGAGATGATGCTGCGCTTTCTCGACGATCCGCAGGGCGGGGCGGCGTGGCTGCGCCATGGCGGGATGCAGACGCTGGCGAGTTACGGGGTGGCGGTGAGCGGCGCGCGCCCCGAGGCCGGGGCGCGGGCGCAGATCCGCGACGCGCTGCGCGCGGCGCTGGGGGAGGGCACCGAGGCCTGGCTGCGCGGGCTGCCGCGGGCCTGGCAAAGCGGCAACCTGCTGGTGACCCATGCCGGGGCCGATCCGCGCCGGCCTTTGCCCTTGCAGGAGCCGCAGGCGCTCACCTGGGGGCATGAGGACTTTGGGCGGCGGCCGCGCACCGACGGGCTTTGGGTGGCGCATGGCCATGTGATCGTGGAGCGCGCGCGCGTCGAGGCGGGAGTCATTTCCGTCGACACCGGCGCCTTTGCGACGGGGCGGCTGAGCGCGGTGGTGATCACCCCGGCCGGGGCGCGGGTGCTCGAGATCGAGGCGCGGCGCCGCTAG
- a CDS encoding GumC family protein, which yields MSSRNMPVGAPQEDQVNLMELVQVLRAGWKPIAAAAVALAVISAAYVSFVAVPIYTASAVVMLDTRKPQAVDFAGMVNGLTGDSAELNTEVEVIRSRGLAQKVVEKLDLVSDPEFNTSLREPGLIGKMLGALRDAQPPSAERQLESTVSNLLTAVTVKNQPSSYVFAISVTSEDPQKAKLLADTLADTYIVNQIEMKFDATEQATEWLANRVSTLKLELEAAEEKVKAFNTQTSLVSAETLTLLEAQLKDLRERLGATERERDAAVDRLAQLEAQTDPVERLKLANDAQMSDLARRLDRGEAGVTAEDLAARYDQVVARARLDVARLKDQAAALERSRQALSAQISSQGDDQIKLQQLTREAEASRALYEYFLSRLKESSAQQGIQQADSRVLSAAVRPQFPTAPRKKLVVVMATLLGALIGVGAVLGRHMMRSGFRSARELEDEIGGVVMGQIPLVEGADRGAILAYLRDKPASAAMEAIRNLRTSVLLSNVDKPPQVILSTSSLPGEGKTTNSLGLAMNLVGIGKSVLLIEGDIRRNTLGQYFPQFEKRPGLVSLLSGRATLETVVAHDDSIGLSLIMGERSAVNAADLFMSDAWKSLVEELRTRFNYIIIDTPPVLVVPDARIIASSADAVLFTVKWDDTSRGQLQEAVSMFETVNQPITGFVLAQIDPERMKAYGYGGKYGRYGAYASYGSKYYVE from the coding sequence ATGAGTTCCAGAAACATGCCGGTCGGGGCGCCGCAGGAGGATCAGGTCAACCTGATGGAGCTGGTTCAGGTTCTGCGCGCGGGCTGGAAGCCGATCGCGGCGGCGGCGGTTGCGCTCGCGGTGATCTCGGCGGCCTATGTCAGCTTCGTCGCGGTGCCGATCTATACCGCAAGCGCGGTGGTGATGCTCGATACGCGCAAGCCGCAGGCGGTCGATTTTGCGGGGATGGTCAATGGGTTGACCGGCGATTCCGCGGAGCTGAACACCGAGGTCGAGGTGATCCGCTCGCGCGGGTTGGCGCAGAAGGTGGTCGAGAAGCTCGATCTCGTGAGCGACCCGGAGTTCAACACGAGCCTGCGCGAGCCCGGGCTGATCGGCAAGATGCTGGGCGCGCTGCGCGACGCGCAGCCGCCGAGCGCGGAGCGTCAGCTCGAATCGACGGTGAGCAACCTGCTCACGGCGGTGACGGTGAAGAACCAGCCCTCGAGCTATGTGTTCGCGATCAGCGTGACCTCGGAAGACCCGCAAAAGGCCAAGCTGCTCGCCGATACGCTGGCCGATACCTATATCGTCAACCAGATCGAGATGAAATTCGACGCCACCGAACAGGCGACCGAGTGGCTGGCCAACCGGGTCTCGACGCTCAAGCTCGAGCTCGAGGCGGCGGAGGAGAAGGTCAAGGCCTTCAACACCCAGACCTCGCTCGTTTCGGCCGAGACGCTGACGCTGCTCGAGGCGCAGCTCAAGGATCTGCGCGAACGTCTGGGCGCGACCGAGCGCGAGCGCGATGCGGCCGTCGACCGGCTGGCGCAGCTCGAGGCGCAGACCGATCCCGTCGAGCGGCTCAAGCTCGCCAATGATGCGCAGATGTCCGATCTGGCGCGCCGGCTCGACCGCGGCGAGGCGGGGGTCACGGCGGAGGATCTGGCGGCGCGCTACGATCAGGTGGTGGCGCGGGCGCGGCTCGATGTGGCGCGGCTGAAGGATCAGGCGGCGGCGCTCGAGCGCTCGCGGCAGGCCCTTTCGGCGCAGATCTCCTCGCAGGGCGATGATCAGATCAAGCTCCAGCAGCTCACCCGCGAGGCCGAGGCGAGCCGGGCGCTTTACGAATATTTCCTGTCGCGGCTGAAGGAATCCTCGGCGCAGCAGGGCATCCAGCAAGCCGACAGCCGGGTGCTCTCGGCCGCGGTGCGCCCGCAATTCCCGACCGCGCCGCGCAAGAAGCTGGTGGTGGTGATGGCGACGCTGCTCGGCGCGCTGATCGGGGTGGGCGCGGTGCTCGGGCGGCACATGATGCGCTCGGGGTTCCGCAGTGCGCGCGAGCTCGAGGACGAGATCGGCGGCGTGGTGATGGGGCAGATCCCGCTCGTCGAGGGTGCCGACCGGGGCGCGATTCTGGCCTATCTGCGCGACAAGCCGGCCTCGGCGGCGATGGAGGCGATCCGCAATTTGCGCACCTCGGTGCTGCTTTCCAATGTCGACAAGCCGCCGCAGGTGATCTTGTCGACCTCGTCGCTGCCCGGCGAAGGCAAGACCACCAATTCGCTCGGTCTCGCGATGAACCTCGTCGGCATCGGCAAATCGGTGTTGCTGATCGAGGGCGACATCCGGCGCAACACGCTTGGCCAGTATTTCCCGCAGTTCGAAAAACGCCCGGGGCTGGTGTCGCTGCTCTCGGGGCGCGCGACGCTCGAGACGGTCGTGGCGCATGACGACAGCATCGGGCTGTCGCTGATCATGGGCGAGCGTTCGGCGGTCAACGCGGCGGATCTGTTCATGTCCGATGCCTGGAAGTCGCTGGTCGAGGAGCTGCGCACGCGGTTCAATTACATCATCATCGACACGCCGCCCGTGCTCGTGGTGCCCGATGCGAGAATCATCGCCAGCTCGGCCGATGCGGTTCTGTTCACCGTCAAATGGGACGATACCAGCCGCGGTCAGCTGCAGGAGGCGGTCTCGATGTTCGAGACGGTCAACCAGCCGATCACCGGCTTCGTGCTCGCGCAGATCGACCCGGAGCGGATGAAAGCCTATGGCTATGGCGGCAAATATGGCCGCTATGGCGCCTATGCGAGCTATGGGTCGAAATATTACGTCGAGTGA
- a CDS encoding spike base protein, RCAP_Rcc01079 family, translating into MTDPFHNTALSLEGPAVDLLPITPSDSADLSQVVVAVMVETAGALRFVSRAGQTRTVTLGDGAILPVGVRRVLATGTTATGIHGFALS; encoded by the coding sequence ATGACTGATCCTTTCCATAACACGGCCCTGTCGCTCGAGGGCCCCGCGGTCGATCTGCTGCCGATCACGCCTTCCGACAGTGCCGATCTGAGCCAGGTCGTCGTGGCGGTCATGGTGGAAACCGCGGGCGCGCTGCGCTTTGTCTCGCGCGCGGGCCAGACCCGGACCGTGACGCTGGGCGATGGTGCGATCTTGCCGGTGGGCGTGCGCCGGGTGCTGGCCACCGGCACCACCGCGACCGGGATCCACGGGTTTGCGCTGTCCTGA